One Oryza glaberrima chromosome 11, OglaRS2, whole genome shotgun sequence genomic region harbors:
- the LOC127753867 gene encoding probable carboxylesterase 18 yields MEKPTKKGVAPPMAWRTRLSILAAGCLTDATCRADGTINRRLLNFLDPHVPPSAAPRNGVASRDVVVDPAIPLRARLFYPCPSGGGGGTGDATKPLPVVVFFHGGGFAYLSAASRAYDAACRRIARYAGAAVLSVDYRRSPEHRYPTPYDDGLAALRFLDDPNNHPLAADDGDVPPLDVTRCFVAGDSAGANIAHHVARRYALASTTFANLRLAGLIAIQPFFGGEERTPAELRLVGAPIVSVPRTDWLWRAFLPPGADRTHEAAHAASPAGAAGIDSPAFPPATVVIGGYDPLQDWQRRYCETLRGKGKAVRVLDYPDAIHAFYIFPEFAEARDLMLRIKDIVAGAGGEH; encoded by the coding sequence ATGGAGAAGCCGACGAAGAAGGGGGTGGCGCCGCCGATGGCGTGGCGGACGCGCCTCTCCATCCTCGCCGCGGGGTGCCTCACCGACGCCACGTGCCGCGCCGACGGCACCAtcaaccgccgcctcctcaaCTTCCTCGACCCGCACGtcccgccctccgccgcgccgcgcaacggcgtcgcgtcgcgcgacgtcgtcgtcgacccggcGATCCCGCTCCGCGCCCGCCTCTTCTATCCTTGCCCctccggaggaggcggcggcaccggcgacgCGACGAAGCCGCTGCCCGTCGTGGTGTTCTTCCACGGCGGCGGGTTCGCGTACCTGTCCGCGGCGTCGCGCGCCTACGACGCCGCGTGCCGACGCATCGCCAGGTACGCCGGCGCGGCCGTGCTGTCCGTCGActaccgccgctcgccggagcacCGCTACCCGACGCCCTACGacgacggcctcgccgcgctccgcttCCTCGACGACCCCAACAAccaccccctcgccgccgacgacggcgacgttcCACCACTCGACGTCACCCGCTGCTTCGTCGCCGGGGACAGCGCGGGCGCCAACATCGCGCACCACGTCGCCCGCCGCTACGCCCTCGCCTCCACCACCTTCGCCaacctccgcctcgccggcctcaTCGCCATCCAGCCATTcttcggcggcgaggagcgcacccccgccgagctccgcctcgTCGGCGCGCCCATCGTCTCCGTCCCGCGCACCGACTGGCTCTGGCGCGCGTTCCTCCCGCCCGGCGCCGACCGCACCCACGAGGCCGCGCACGCGGcctcccccgccggcgccgccggcattgACTCCCCGGCGTTCCCTCCGGCCACGGTGGTGATCGGCGGCTACGACCCGCTCCAGGACTGGCAGCGCCGCTACTGCGAGACGCTCCGCGGGAAGGGGAAGGCGGTGCGCGTGCTCGACTACCCCGACGCCATCCACGCCTTCTACATCTTCCCGGAGTTCGCCGAGGCGCGCGACCTCATGCTCCGGATCAAGGacatcgtcgccggcgccggcggcgagcactgA